The stretch of DNA ACACGGCGTTCACGCGGATGCCTTCCAAGCCGAGCCGATGTGCGAGCGAGCGGGTGAGGCCGAGGAGGCCGGCCTTCGAGGCGCAGTAGGCGGGGATCATCCCGTTGCCGATGATCGCCTCCACCGAGGCGATGCCGACGATCGCCGCGCCCGGCGACGCCTCGCGCAGGACGTTCACCATCGCGCGCACGAGGAGCGCCTCGGCGCGCAGGTTGACGTCGAGCACGCCGTCCCAGCTCTCGGCGGTCATGAAGTCGATCGGCATCGGGCCGCTCACGCCGGCGGCGTGGACGAGGCCGCCGACCGGGCCGAGCTGCGCGCGGGCGGCGGCGACGGCGGCGTCGAGCGCGTCCGGGGCGGCGGCGGCGAGGTCGATCGCGAGCGTGTGGACCGCGACGCCGCGCTCGCGCACCAGCGCGGCGGTCTCGGCGACGCCGTCGCCGTTCAGGTCCCAGACGGCGACGGGGCGGCCGGCGTCGGCCAGGGCGAGCGCGCAGGCACGGCCGATGCCGGAAGCGCCGCCGGTGACGACCACGGCGGTAGTGGGGGTGTGGGGCAGGGTGCCGGGCATCCGCCGGGTCTACGGGTGCCGCCGACCCGACCGCAAGACGGTTCGACGCCGCTCGCCGCGGTGGATCGCCCGCTCGGCGGGAAACCGGCGCCCTGCGGCTTCCCGGCCGCGCTCGGCTCGCTCAGGCGGTCGGGCGCAGCCCGCTGTGGCGCAGCAGCGCCGCCGTCGTCGGCGGACGCCCGCGGAAGGCGACGAAGACTTCCATCGGCGGCTTGCTGCCGCCGAGCGCCAGCACCGTCTCGCGCCAGCGCCGGCCGACCTCGGCCACGGCGACCGCATCGTCGAGCCCCGCGTCCTCGAAGGCCGAGAAGGCGTCGGCGGACAGCACCTCGGCCCACTTGTAGCTGTAGTAGCCGGCGGCGTAGCCGCCCGCGAAGACGTGGGTGAAGCCGCACAGGAAGCGGTCCTCGGGCAGCGGCGGCAGGACGGTCGTGCGCTCGGCGACGCGCTGCTGGAGCTCGAACGGCGAGGCGGGGCCGTCGGGGTCGTAGGTCGTGTGCAGCGCGAGGTCGGTCATGGCGAAGTAGAGCTGGCGGAGCGTGTCGGAGCCGGCGCGGAACGTGCGTGCGGCGACGATCTTGTCGAACAGCTCCTGCGGCAGCTTCGCGCCCGTGTCGACGTGACCGGACAGCCCGAGCAGCGTCTCCTCATGGTAGCACCAGTTCTCCATGAACTGGCTCGGCAGCTCGACGGCGTCCCACTCGATGTTGCGGATGCCCGACGCGAGCCCGCTCTCGACCCGCGTCAGCATGTGCTGGAGGCCGTGGCCGAACTCGTGGAAGAGCGTCGTCACCTCGTCGAAGGTCATGCAGGACGGGCGGTCGCCGACGGGCGGCGCCTGGTTGCAGATGAGGTAGGCGATGGGCAGGCGGCCGTGGCGCCGGCCGACGCACTCGTCCATCCACGCGCCGCCGCGCTTCTCCGACGGGCGGCTGTAGGGGTCGAGGAAGAACGACGCGATCTCGGCGCCGCCGGCGTCGCGCACGCGGAAGTAGCGCACGTCGGGATGCCAGACGGGCACCGCGCCGTCCGCGGCCTCGATACGTACGCCGAGGAGTCGCTCGGCGAGCGCGAACAGGCCGCCCAGGACGCGCGGCAGCGGGAAGTACGGGCGCAGGACCTCGTCGCTGTAGGCGTAGCGCCGCTCGCGCAGGCGCTCGGTCCAGAAGGCGACGTCCCAGTTCATGAGCCCGGCGGCCTCGGGCGCGCCGGCCTCGCGCGCGAGCGCGCGCAGGTCTGCGAGGTCGCGCTGCGCCGGCTCCCACGACGCCGCGCGCAGCTCCTCGAGGAGCTGCTCCACCGCGGCGACGCTCGGCGCCATCTTGGTCGCGAGGCTGAGCGCCGCGTAGCTCCCGAAGCCGAGCAGCTTCGCCTGCGCGCGGCGCAGGTGCAGGATGCGACGGATGAGGTCGGTGTTGTCGTGCGCGCCGCTCGCCGCGCGGGTGACGAAGGCGCGGTAGAGCCGCTCGCGCAGATCGCGGCGCGTGCCGTGCTGCATGAACGGCACGTAGCTCGGCACGTCCAGCGTGATGCGCCAGGGGCCG from bacterium encodes:
- a CDS encoding SDR family oxidoreductase yields the protein MPGTLPHTPTTAVVVTGGASGIGRACALALADAGRPVAVWDLNGDGVAETAALVRERGVAVHTLAIDLAAAAPDALDAAVAAARAQLGPVGGLVHAAGVSGPMPIDFMTAESWDGVLDVNLRAEALLVRAMVNVLREASPGAAIVGIASVEAIIGNGMIPAYCASKAGLLGLTRSLAHRLGLEGIRVNAVCPGAVDTPMLAPVLAIPEAKDQLTKRIPLRRIAEPADVARVVRFLLSDDAAYVHGAAIVVDGGMTAVL
- a CDS encoding M3 family metallopeptidase, producing the protein MSDDNPLLLGASPPRFDRIRAEHVVPAMRALLADLGGALERLEASAAPTWEGVVEPLEEIGDRLGLVWGTVGHLMGVQNSDDLRRAQETMQPEVVVFSLRLAQSRPIHQALKGLQAQAGALDATQKRIIDSLVRDAELAGVGLSGEAQAQFNAIQQELAERCTKFANNVLDSTKAFALTLRDPAEASGLPPSARELAAQAARAAGEADATAERGPWRITLDVPSYVPFMQHGTRRDLRERLYRAFVTRAASGAHDNTDLIRRILHLRRAQAKLLGFGSYAALSLATKMAPSVAAVEQLLEELRAASWEPAQRDLADLRALAREAGAPEAAGLMNWDVAFWTERLRERRYAYSDEVLRPYFPLPRVLGGLFALAERLLGVRIEAADGAVPVWHPDVRYFRVRDAGGAEIASFFLDPYSRPSEKRGGAWMDECVGRRHGRLPIAYLICNQAPPVGDRPSCMTFDEVTTLFHEFGHGLQHMLTRVESGLASGIRNIEWDAVELPSQFMENWCYHEETLLGLSGHVDTGAKLPQELFDKIVAARTFRAGSDTLRQLYFAMTDLALHTTYDPDGPASPFELQQRVAERTTVLPPLPEDRFLCGFTHVFAGGYAAGYYSYKWAEVLSADAFSAFEDAGLDDAVAVAEVGRRWRETVLALGGSKPPMEVFVAFRGRPPTTAALLRHSGLRPTA